In Sphingobacterium sp. PCS056, the following proteins share a genomic window:
- a CDS encoding TolC family protein, with protein MDDRKNYKKIAFMTIMLSMMGLTSFGQSKVTVEDAIRITLEKNLQIKQASLNKDLAAQDVFQAKSNLYPDLSLGVSQRFNNGLAFDQVSGTLITGNKWTTSTGASLSSNVTVFQGFQKINQIKANKLLLESAASQIEKIKYDLMLSVLVNYLEAITNNEMMIASAQQILLSREQVKTDSIQFQVGNKTLADLSQSKNQVATDELNLVNARNAYESSLLALKQLMELPPQTDLQLVKPKVEAINHVLGQYAAIEVFEKAKSFNPQVKKAQIDKQVALKQIDIAKGGYYPTLSVGVSYGTNYSSEGRNLFTGSYLPFGDQLNQNKSFGSGITLSVPIFDNNRNRVNVSKARINLQLAETNVQLLETTLNKTVNQAVLDLSAAAQRYQSSMSAFNSATDAFQVIKERYDIGMANGIELFTAQTNRNKAEFDLIQAKYNMIFKDKIIDYYVGNPIKFDVN; from the coding sequence ATGGACGATAGAAAAAATTATAAAAAAATAGCTTTTATGACCATCATGTTATCCATGATGGGACTTACAAGTTTTGGACAAAGCAAAGTAACTGTTGAAGATGCGATTCGGATCACGTTGGAAAAAAATCTGCAAATTAAGCAAGCTTCTTTAAACAAGGATCTAGCGGCTCAAGATGTATTTCAGGCCAAGTCAAACTTGTATCCAGATTTGAGTTTAGGAGTCAGTCAACGGTTTAATAATGGTCTTGCGTTTGATCAAGTATCCGGAACACTGATCACGGGTAATAAATGGACGACATCGACTGGAGCAAGCTTAAGTTCTAATGTAACCGTATTTCAAGGTTTCCAAAAAATCAATCAGATCAAAGCCAATAAGTTGTTGCTGGAATCAGCTGCCTCCCAAATCGAAAAGATTAAATATGATCTCATGTTATCCGTGTTGGTTAATTATTTGGAAGCAATCACTAACAATGAGATGATGATTGCAAGCGCTCAACAAATTCTATTATCCAGAGAGCAAGTAAAAACCGATTCCATTCAATTCCAAGTTGGTAATAAAACATTGGCAGATCTTTCGCAGTCTAAAAATCAAGTTGCAACAGATGAATTGAATCTTGTCAATGCGAGAAATGCGTACGAATCGTCATTACTTGCGCTAAAGCAGTTGATGGAATTGCCACCACAAACAGACCTCCAATTGGTCAAGCCTAAAGTGGAAGCCATCAATCATGTACTAGGCCAGTACGCAGCCATAGAGGTCTTTGAAAAAGCTAAAAGCTTCAATCCACAAGTTAAGAAAGCGCAGATAGACAAACAAGTTGCTTTAAAGCAAATTGATATTGCAAAAGGGGGCTATTATCCTACTCTTTCTGTAGGTGTTAGTTATGGTACCAATTATTCATCGGAAGGAAGAAATCTTTTTACAGGAAGCTATCTTCCATTTGGTGATCAATTAAATCAAAATAAATCATTTGGTTCTGGCATTACGTTGTCTGTTCCAATTTTTGATAATAATAGAAATAGAGTAAATGTTTCAAAGGCAAGGATTAATCTACAATTGGCAGAAACCAATGTTCAACTTTTGGAAACAACTTTGAATAAAACAGTTAATCAAGCTGTTTTGGATCTTTCTGCTGCAGCCCAGAGATACCAATCAAGTATGTCCGCATTCAATAGTGCTACAGATGCTTTTCAGGTCATCAAAGAGCGTTATGATATTGGGATGGCCAATGGTATTGAATTATTTACTGCGCAGACAAACAGAAATAAAGCTGAGTTTGATTTGATTCAAGCCAAATATAATATGATCTTTAAAGATAAAATAATTGATTATTATGTTGGAAATCCTATTAAATTCGATGTCAATTAA
- a CDS encoding efflux RND transporter periplasmic adaptor subunit — MAKKKSKLPKIILISAVVILVLVLVGSKLGWFGKGDVVKVAVDVAKEMNINELVSASGKIQPEFEVKLSSEVSGEVVELNIKEGDIVKKGQVLCRIKPDILQSGYERSIATLNSQKANLAAAQQQLKQQQANFRNVEATYKRNLELFNKRVISAAEMDKSSSEYYSALAAIEAQKQNVLSTKFGIDQSQATVKEAKDNLDRTTIYSPSDGVVSLLSIELGERVVGTAQMAGTEIMRIANMDAMEVNVDVNENDINRVRVGNEAEIEVDAYQDRKFKGIVTEIASSSKNIATVSAGSSTEQVTNFNVKVRIQLSSYEDLLKENHVSPFKPGLSATVQIFTKQQKGLAIPIQSVTIRNGSGADSLSTDSLKEYVFVFNNGLAKQTVVKTGIQDDKNIIILSGLKKGDEVVSRPFDAISKTLKNDSKVEKVDKNSL, encoded by the coding sequence ATGGCTAAAAAGAAAAGTAAATTACCAAAAATCATACTCATCAGTGCAGTCGTTATCCTCGTATTGGTTTTGGTGGGGAGCAAATTGGGATGGTTCGGAAAAGGGGATGTGGTCAAGGTTGCAGTAGACGTAGCCAAAGAGATGAATATCAATGAACTGGTGTCGGCAAGTGGAAAAATACAACCTGAATTTGAAGTCAAATTAAGTTCTGAGGTATCAGGAGAGGTTGTAGAGTTGAACATCAAAGAAGGCGATATTGTTAAGAAAGGTCAAGTGTTATGTCGTATCAAACCAGATATTTTGCAGTCTGGATATGAGCGATCGATTGCGACCCTAAATTCACAAAAGGCAAATCTAGCTGCTGCTCAACAACAGTTGAAACAGCAACAAGCTAATTTTAGGAATGTGGAAGCTACTTATAAACGAAATTTGGAATTGTTTAATAAAAGAGTAATTTCTGCTGCAGAGATGGATAAAAGTTCATCCGAATATTATTCCGCTTTGGCAGCTATCGAAGCGCAAAAACAAAATGTACTTTCCACTAAATTTGGCATTGATCAATCACAGGCAACTGTAAAAGAGGCAAAGGATAATTTGGATCGTACCACGATCTATTCACCGAGTGATGGTGTTGTATCGTTATTGTCAATCGAATTGGGAGAGCGTGTGGTGGGGACAGCACAGATGGCTGGAACCGAAATCATGCGTATCGCTAATATGGACGCCATGGAAGTGAATGTAGATGTTAATGAAAATGATATCAACCGTGTACGTGTAGGAAATGAAGCCGAAATTGAAGTAGATGCATATCAAGATCGTAAATTTAAAGGTATCGTCACTGAAATCGCTTCTTCATCTAAAAATATTGCAACTGTTAGCGCAGGTTCTTCAACAGAACAGGTTACCAATTTTAACGTAAAAGTGAGAATCCAGTTAAGTTCTTATGAAGATCTGTTAAAAGAAAATCATGTATCTCCTTTTAAACCAGGTTTATCTGCTACGGTACAAATCTTCACAAAGCAACAAAAGGGGCTAGCAATTCCAATCCAATCCGTAACGATAAGAAATGGTAGTGGAGCAGATAGTCTAAGTACCGATAGCCTCAAAGAGTATGTGTTTGTATTCAATAATGGTTTGGCAAAACAGACTGTTGTCAAAACAGGGATTCAAGATGATAAAAATATCATTATTTTATCGGGACTTAAAAAAGGTGACGAAGTTGTTTCTAGACCATTTGATGCAATATCAAAAACATTGAAGAATGACAGCAAAGTTGAAAAAGTAGATAAAAACAGCTTGTAG
- a CDS encoding alkaline phosphatase: MIKRTFATAFFYLASLSILFAQNKPKYIFYMIGDGMGLNQVNSTEVYLADLENRIGVKPLIFSQFPIATFASTYSLSNGITDSAAGGTALAVGSKTKNGVIGMDSTQTKPLKSIAYAAKEKGLKVGITTSVSIDHATPASFYAHQTNRNKYYEIATDITKSNFDFFAGSGFLKHNTNAAKESVTPIFNLFEKSGYTLAFGKSDYNRLKTKANKMILMNNKDTDPESLKFAIDQKDGDLNLKDITEVAIESLTKNNDKGFFLMVEGGKIDWSSHSNDAATTLHEVIDFNNAVQVAYDFYLKYPEETLIIITADHETGGMTLGTGSSNLNFKALANQKVSQGELSKIISKLRINQPNATWEQIKTVLSDHLGLWTQVKVNANQEKAIFDAYENSFIKHVNATEKSLYANDDKLVSIAVKTLNEVANISWGSGNHSAGYVPIYAIGAGSELFTHKMENIDIPKKIAQAADLSL; the protein is encoded by the coding sequence ATGATTAAACGTACATTCGCAACCGCATTTTTCTACTTAGCATCACTATCCATTTTATTTGCTCAAAATAAACCGAAATATATATTCTACATGATCGGCGACGGTATGGGATTGAATCAGGTAAATTCAACAGAAGTATATCTGGCAGATCTTGAAAATCGGATCGGTGTGAAGCCACTAATTTTTTCACAATTCCCGATCGCTACTTTTGCATCTACATATTCTCTTTCTAATGGTATTACAGATTCCGCAGCAGGTGGTACAGCCCTTGCGGTCGGCTCTAAAACAAAAAATGGTGTGATTGGAATGGATTCTACACAAACGAAACCACTAAAAAGCATCGCATATGCAGCTAAAGAGAAAGGACTAAAAGTAGGCATTACAACAAGTGTAAGTATTGATCATGCTACTCCCGCTTCATTTTATGCACACCAAACCAACAGAAACAAGTATTATGAAATTGCAACAGATATCACAAAATCAAATTTTGACTTTTTTGCTGGATCTGGATTTTTAAAGCATAATACCAATGCTGCTAAAGAATCTGTTACTCCTATCTTTAACCTATTTGAGAAATCGGGATATACATTAGCATTCGGAAAATCAGATTATAATCGTTTAAAAACAAAAGCGAACAAGATGATCTTGATGAATAATAAAGATACTGATCCAGAATCTTTAAAATTTGCGATTGACCAAAAAGATGGTGATCTAAATCTTAAAGATATAACGGAAGTAGCAATTGAATCGCTTACTAAAAATAATGACAAAGGCTTTTTCTTAATGGTCGAGGGCGGCAAGATTGATTGGTCAAGCCATAGCAATGACGCTGCTACCACACTGCACGAGGTGATCGATTTCAATAATGCCGTTCAGGTAGCTTATGATTTCTACTTAAAATACCCAGAAGAAACACTTATCATCATTACTGCTGACCATGAAACTGGTGGCATGACATTGGGTACGGGAAGTAGTAATCTAAACTTTAAAGCTCTTGCTAATCAAAAAGTTTCACAAGGAGAACTCTCTAAGATAATTTCTAAATTACGAATAAATCAACCGAATGCTACTTGGGAACAAATCAAAACTGTATTGTCAGATCATCTGGGATTATGGACTCAAGTTAAAGTCAATGCAAATCAAGAGAAAGCAATCTTTGATGCTTATGAAAATAGTTTTATCAAACATGTTAATGCAACTGAAAAAAGCCTCTATGCGAATGACGACAAGCTGGTTTCGATAGCTGTTAAAACTTTAAATGAAGTTGCTAATATTTCTTGGGGATCTGGTAATCACTCTGCAGGTTATGTTCCTATTTATGCTATAGGAGCTGGATCAGAACTGTTTACACATAAGATGGAAAATATCGATATTCCTAAAAAAATAGCACAAGCTGCAGACTTGAGCTTATAA
- a CDS encoding OmpA family protein, whose protein sequence is MEMNLLNSAKEFFNDDILSKLGNSVGEDKENVRTAMDAIVPTVFIGLQKESGIGLSSVVEKAKQYYGDFNFSDFLKTNSETGRINGLVDAEPLEPHHNDLLSSIFGDKLNTIISSIASFVGSNGSTVEKLLNLSLPAVFSSLTQNGTNWSVSSIGRLLDENKHHFTAALPSGLGLAAFGTSFAHDDQITSSTTDRVADESSIPDNPVSDKPVEAILVSVPLDKKDEPTISHPTDVTDEAVAKDEELTVVTPPVVPPAEATHDDPLTVVPPVVPPIDHVPIIPPRPAGPTVDPLHTETPPSGGGGIWKILIPIVIIAVLWFLFGKGCKGDKDQVAATDSVERTVVDTGTTVVAVVPVVRESLEVILPDGVKLKAYKGGIEDQLVQFLKTDYKSMSEDQLKDKWFNFDNLNFETGTAKVLPESQVQLENLAAILKAFPEATIKIGGYTDKTGNEDFNKKLSTDRAQVVQVYLVGKGPSSQVIGAEGYGSEFAKAAADAPESERILDRIVAVSVR, encoded by the coding sequence ATGGAAATGAATCTTTTAAATTCTGCTAAAGAATTTTTTAACGATGATATCTTGTCTAAGCTCGGTAATTCCGTAGGAGAAGATAAAGAAAATGTAAGGACTGCAATGGATGCAATTGTGCCTACTGTTTTTATTGGTTTACAAAAGGAATCAGGGATAGGTTTAAGTTCTGTTGTTGAAAAAGCAAAACAATATTATGGAGATTTTAATTTTAGTGATTTCTTAAAGACAAATTCAGAAACAGGTCGCATCAACGGGTTGGTAGATGCAGAGCCTTTGGAACCACATCATAATGACCTGCTAAGTTCTATTTTTGGAGATAAACTGAATACGATTATTTCGTCGATAGCAAGTTTTGTTGGTAGCAACGGATCGACTGTTGAAAAATTATTGAATCTATCCCTACCTGCTGTATTTTCAAGTTTGACACAAAATGGAACCAATTGGAGCGTAAGTTCCATAGGTAGATTGCTGGATGAAAATAAGCATCATTTTACAGCGGCTTTACCATCAGGTCTAGGTCTTGCAGCATTTGGAACTTCGTTTGCTCATGATGATCAGATAACATCATCGACAACTGACCGAGTAGCGGATGAAAGTTCAATACCTGATAACCCTGTATCTGATAAACCAGTAGAAGCTATCCTCGTATCAGTTCCTCTTGATAAAAAGGACGAACCAACGATTAGTCATCCAACCGACGTCACAGATGAGGCCGTTGCCAAGGATGAAGAATTGACTGTGGTGACCCCACCAGTTGTTCCTCCTGCGGAAGCAACCCATGATGACCCGTTAACTGTTGTACCACCTGTAGTGCCTCCAATTGATCATGTGCCTATTATACCGCCTCGTCCAGCTGGGCCAACTGTTGATCCTTTGCATACCGAAACCCCACCATCAGGTGGTGGTGGAATCTGGAAGATCTTGATACCAATTGTTATCATTGCGGTTCTATGGTTCCTATTTGGAAAAGGTTGCAAAGGAGATAAGGATCAAGTTGCAGCCACTGATAGTGTTGAAAGAACGGTTGTAGATACGGGTACCACTGTTGTTGCAGTTGTTCCTGTAGTAAGAGAAAGTTTAGAAGTTATTTTACCTGATGGGGTTAAATTAAAAGCTTATAAGGGCGGAATTGAAGATCAACTGGTTCAGTTTCTAAAAACGGATTATAAATCTATGAGCGAAGATCAATTAAAAGATAAATGGTTTAATTTTGATAATTTGAATTTTGAAACAGGCACGGCTAAAGTATTGCCAGAAAGTCAAGTGCAATTAGAAAATTTAGCAGCCATTTTGAAAGCATTTCCAGAGGCGACCATTAAAATTGGAGGATATACAGATAAAACTGGAAATGAAGATTTTAATAAAAAATTATCTACCGACCGTGCTCAAGTAGTTCAAGTATATTTGGTAGGCAAAGGACCGAGTAGTCAAGTGATTGGAGCAGAAGGGTATGGCTCTGAGTTTGCAAAAGCCGCGGCTGATGCACCTGAATCTGAGCGCATATTGGATCGTATTGTTGCCGTAAGTGTACGATAA
- a CDS encoding DUF4268 domain-containing protein, with translation MYSREEVKQLKETFWTRFGQYMALHTSADGEKINWVNYRTGIKHLRFKMEADKRVALIAIEWTHQDISMRTLLWEQFEEYRTMLTSILGEEWIWDLEVMDEQGKLVSMIYTTMEGKSIFKQEDWPDLISFFKPRLMALDEFWCDAQYGFEIFKS, from the coding sequence GTGTATTCAAGAGAAGAAGTAAAACAATTAAAGGAAACTTTTTGGACCCGATTTGGGCAGTATATGGCATTACACACTTCTGCAGATGGTGAGAAGATCAATTGGGTAAACTATAGGACGGGAATTAAACATCTTCGCTTCAAAATGGAAGCAGATAAACGTGTAGCTTTAATTGCCATCGAGTGGACCCATCAAGATATATCTATGCGAACGTTATTGTGGGAGCAATTTGAAGAGTACCGTACTATGTTGACCAGCATACTGGGAGAGGAGTGGATTTGGGATTTAGAAGTAATGGATGAGCAGGGCAAATTGGTGAGCATGATTTACACGACTATGGAGGGAAAGAGTATTTTTAAACAAGAAGATTGGCCAGATCTTATCTCTTTCTTCAAGCCGCGATTAATGGCATTGGATGAATTCTGGTGCGATGCACAGTACGGATTTGAAATTTTTAAAAGTTAA
- a CDS encoding helix-hairpin-helix domain-containing protein, producing MLQQFFKYFNLSRTEQNGFFILCILILLLFSFPYIVNFLNKTDFDHYNIQAFTATQKAVNADHDYQNTYSSKTENTSSIDVNREKSLFHFDPNSLDEEGWMKLGFTKKQVKVIFNFRAKGGKFYNKKDLAKIYSISPAEFKRIENFIVISPTSMQKQTQDKLENRTMLSNTASGKKYLPAIIDVNRADTTAFITLKGIGSIFAKRIVKYRESLGGFVSVDQIKEVYGLSPETFEEILPNLEINSDIAISKLDINQMDEKSLAKHPYISPKQARAIVNYRNQHGGFQNLGDLRKVILLDDDFLRKLAPYLTF from the coding sequence GTGTTACAGCAGTTTTTTAAATATTTTAATTTATCAAGAACTGAACAGAATGGTTTCTTTATACTTTGTATATTGATCTTATTGCTGTTCAGTTTTCCATATATTGTCAATTTTTTAAATAAAACTGACTTCGATCACTATAATATTCAAGCATTTACAGCTACTCAAAAAGCTGTAAATGCTGATCACGATTATCAAAACACATACTCTTCAAAGACAGAGAATACATCCTCTATAGATGTAAATAGAGAAAAAAGCTTGTTCCATTTTGATCCCAATAGCTTAGATGAGGAGGGATGGATGAAATTGGGTTTTACGAAAAAGCAGGTAAAGGTCATTTTCAATTTCAGAGCTAAAGGAGGTAAATTTTATAATAAGAAAGATCTTGCCAAGATCTATTCCATTTCTCCAGCTGAATTTAAACGAATAGAAAATTTTATTGTGATCTCCCCAACATCTATGCAAAAACAAACTCAGGATAAGTTAGAAAATCGTACTATGCTAAGCAATACTGCGTCGGGTAAGAAATATTTACCCGCTATAATCGATGTGAATAGAGCTGATACGACCGCTTTTATTACATTGAAAGGAATCGGGTCTATATTTGCAAAGCGAATCGTAAAATACCGCGAATCGCTAGGTGGTTTTGTATCTGTAGACCAAATTAAAGAAGTGTACGGATTATCGCCTGAGACATTTGAAGAAATACTTCCAAATCTGGAAATCAACTCAGATATTGCTATTTCCAAACTTGATATTAATCAAATGGACGAGAAGTCTTTGGCTAAACACCCTTACATTAGTCCGAAACAAGCGAGAGCAATTGTCAATTACCGTAATCAGCATGGTGGTTTTCAAAATTTAGGTGATTTAAGAAAAGTGATTCTATTAGATGATGATTTTTTGCGTAAACTTGCTCCATATTTAACATTTTAA
- a CDS encoding polysaccharide deacetylase family protein produces MYLVKAPFFLKLFYSKSIWNKSRKENKIYLTFDDGPIPELTPFVLDTLKQYNIKATFFCVGENIKKNPHLFERILIEGHQVGNHTYNHLKGWQTTDDHYLENVQKCQELTQSNLFRPPYGRATKSQLAKLYPDYQIIMWDVLTGDFDLSLSPEKCYKNAIKHTKNGSIIVFHDNIKAIPRVEYALPKTIAYLLSKNYHFELL; encoded by the coding sequence ATGTATCTTGTAAAAGCACCCTTCTTTCTTAAATTATTTTATTCAAAATCAATTTGGAATAAATCAAGGAAAGAAAACAAAATTTACCTCACATTTGATGATGGGCCGATTCCAGAATTAACTCCTTTTGTTTTAGATACATTAAAACAATATAACATCAAAGCGACATTTTTTTGCGTAGGTGAAAATATTAAAAAAAATCCACATTTATTCGAAAGAATTTTGATTGAGGGTCATCAAGTCGGCAATCATACTTATAATCATCTAAAAGGTTGGCAAACTACAGATGATCATTATCTTGAAAATGTTCAAAAATGTCAAGAATTAACTCAAAGTAATCTCTTTCGTCCACCCTACGGCCGAGCCACAAAATCACAGTTAGCAAAACTATACCCTGACTATCAAATCATCATGTGGGATGTACTCACTGGCGATTTTGATCTATCGCTATCTCCGGAAAAGTGTTATAAAAATGCTATTAAACATACTAAAAATGGTTCTATCATCGTTTTCCATGATAATATAAAGGCGATTCCAAGAGTTGAATATGCGCTCCCAAAAACGATAGCTTATTTACTATCAAAAAATTATCATTTTGAATTGTTATAA
- a CDS encoding S1/P1 nuclease, giving the protein MKNILKSLIVLAMTLQISSVFAWGSTGHRVVAEVAERHLTKKAKKNIQKIIGNQKLAYWANWGDFIKSDPHDEFKKLGNSHFINTNPHLPWADFQLAMENSSDENLYKSVLRLEQSFADKDLPLEKKKQNLYMLIHLIGDAHQPMHVSRAEDQGGNKIEVSWFGKKSNIHRVWDSDLIDGEKYSYTEYATVLDILNKNEVKQLQGGTLASWLYESNQLSDKIYADVELNANLSYNYIYNNIYTVENCMLKGGLRLAKVLNNVFG; this is encoded by the coding sequence ATGAAAAATATACTAAAAAGTCTGATTGTACTCGCCATGACTTTGCAGATTTCTTCCGTATTCGCTTGGGGGTCTACTGGACATCGCGTGGTTGCCGAGGTCGCAGAACGTCATTTGACAAAAAAAGCAAAGAAAAATATTCAAAAAATAATTGGCAATCAAAAACTGGCTTATTGGGCAAATTGGGGTGATTTTATTAAGTCGGATCCACATGATGAATTTAAAAAATTAGGTAATTCACACTTTATAAATACTAATCCACATTTACCGTGGGCGGATTTTCAATTGGCAATGGAAAATTCAAGCGATGAAAATTTATATAAATCTGTATTGAGATTAGAGCAGTCATTTGCAGATAAAGATTTGCCACTGGAGAAAAAGAAACAAAATTTATACATGTTGATTCATTTAATTGGTGACGCACATCAACCAATGCACGTCAGTAGAGCTGAGGATCAGGGTGGTAATAAAATTGAAGTCAGTTGGTTTGGTAAAAAATCCAATATCCACCGCGTTTGGGATTCTGATTTAATCGATGGTGAAAAATACAGCTATACCGAGTATGCAACGGTATTGGATATCTTAAATAAAAATGAAGTGAAACAATTGCAAGGAGGGACGTTGGCCAGTTGGTTATATGAATCAAATCAACTATCGGATAAAATATATGCTGATGTTGAGCTTAATGCAAATTTGTCTTACAACTATATTTACAATAACATTTATACGGTAGAAAACTGCATGTTAAAAGGTGGTTTACGCTTAGCAAAAGTATTGAATAATGTTTTTGGCTAA
- a CDS encoding adenine phosphoribosyltransferase has product MLEEKLKHIIRDVYDFPKPGIVFKDITPLLQDAQLCTEMVDVFVDKLKDCQLDAVAGIESRGFLFGLMLANRLQVPFIPIRKQGKLPFHTISESYALEYGQATIEMHEDAFPKGSKVLIHDDLLATGGTVVAASKLIEKLGGEVAGYCFVISLDFLNSQGRLTRFSPHIFSLAHYK; this is encoded by the coding sequence ATGCTTGAAGAAAAATTAAAACATATCATTCGTGATGTATATGATTTTCCAAAACCTGGAATCGTTTTTAAAGATATCACACCATTATTGCAAGATGCGCAGCTATGTACAGAGATGGTAGACGTATTTGTAGATAAACTCAAAGATTGTCAACTAGATGCTGTAGCGGGTATCGAAAGCAGAGGCTTTTTATTTGGATTGATGTTGGCCAATCGTTTACAGGTACCTTTTATTCCTATTCGTAAACAGGGTAAATTACCTTTTCATACGATTTCAGAATCCTATGCTCTTGAATATGGACAGGCTACTATCGAAATGCATGAAGACGCTTTTCCCAAAGGAAGTAAAGTGTTGATTCATGATGATTTATTGGCTACAGGAGGTACAGTTGTGGCTGCGAGTAAATTGATCGAAAAATTAGGTGGTGAAGTTGCTGGGTACTGTTTTGTTATAAGTTTAGATTTTTTAAATAGTCAGGGAAGATTAACCAGATTTAGTCCCCATATTTTTTCGTTAGCACATTATAAATAA
- a CDS encoding lipocalin family protein, producing MDKKKSLLLLATTAVVTLVYNALKPVKSKVKVVEPFDIDRYLGKWYEIARLDFKWEKGLSQVTATYNKNDDGSIAVNNQGFLDHKNKWKQSIGKAKFKDSPKKGALKVSFFGPFYSGYHVVKLDHNYQYALVFGDNLDYMWILSREKNIPDEVKLAYLEYARKSGFAIENLVWTQQD from the coding sequence ATGGATAAGAAAAAATCACTACTCTTACTTGCCACTACTGCCGTAGTAACATTAGTTTACAATGCATTGAAGCCTGTCAAATCGAAGGTGAAAGTTGTCGAGCCTTTTGATATCGATCGTTACTTAGGTAAATGGTATGAAATCGCACGATTAGATTTTAAATGGGAAAAAGGTTTATCTCAGGTAACTGCGACTTATAACAAGAACGATGATGGAAGTATTGCTGTCAATAACCAAGGCTTTCTTGATCACAAAAATAAATGGAAACAGTCCATTGGTAAAGCGAAATTTAAGGATTCGCCAAAAAAAGGGGCTTTAAAAGTATCTTTTTTTGGTCCTTTTTATAGTGGTTATCATGTCGTAAAACTTGATCATAATTATCAATATGCACTGGTTTTTGGTGATAATTTGGACTATATGTGGATACTGTCGCGAGAAAAAAATATACCAGATGAAGTGAAATTAGCTTATCTGGAGTATGCTCGAAAATCTGGCTTTGCTATTGAGAACTTGGTTTGGACTCAACAAGATTAA
- a CDS encoding TerC family protein, with protein sequence MEWISDPQIWISLLTLTVLEVVLGIDNIVFISILSGKLPAEQQKKARQLGLILALVTRVLLLFSIKWIMSLTEPFINLATTFGIDNPDWSRYLELSGRDLILFIGGLFLIYKSTTEIHHKMDGPHDEQKVSKKSATFMSTILQILVLDIVFSLDSVITAVGMVDQIGVMVAAVIIAVLIMLLSAEQISKFVNDYPSVKMLALSFLLLIGVSLTAEAFDQHIPKGYIYFAMAFSVLVEFLNIKSEKKHLQKQSDK encoded by the coding sequence ATGGAATGGATCTCGGACCCACAAATTTGGATTTCACTGCTTACATTGACTGTACTAGAAGTGGTACTTGGTATCGATAATATTGTTTTTATATCGATTCTCAGTGGTAAACTTCCTGCCGAGCAGCAGAAGAAAGCGCGTCAGTTAGGCTTGATATTAGCATTGGTAACGCGCGTATTATTGTTATTCTCTATCAAATGGATTATGTCATTGACAGAACCATTCATCAATCTAGCGACCACGTTTGGTATTGATAATCCCGATTGGTCCCGTTATTTGGAATTATCAGGAAGAGATTTGATTTTATTTATTGGAGGCCTATTTTTAATTTATAAAAGTACAACGGAGATACATCATAAAATGGATGGTCCACACGATGAGCAAAAAGTCAGTAAAAAAAGCGCAACTTTTATGAGTACGATCTTACAGATATTAGTTTTAGATATTGTTTTTTCACTAGATTCAGTGATTACAGCTGTTGGTATGGTAGATCAGATCGGAGTGATGGTTGCTGCCGTTATTATTGCTGTATTGATCATGTTGCTATCTGCAGAACAAATCAGCAAGTTTGTCAATGATTATCCATCGGTCAAGATGTTGGCGCTATCGTTCCTTCTTCTAATCGGAGTATCACTGACAGCAGAAGCATTTGATCAGCATATTCCTAAAGGATATATTTATTTTGCGATGGCTTTTTCTGTTCTAGTAGAATTCTTAAATATAAAAAGTGAGAAAAAACATTTGCAAAAGCAAAGCGATAAGTAA